CCTCGATTTCCATAATGTCACAAATTCAAGATTGTGGACACCAAGGAGCAGAAGGAATCCACAAATGCTGCCATCTTCTGGTTAAAAGCAATTACTTGTGTCATAGTAAACTTTGTTTCTGCTCATTGACTATTAGACGGTTTGAAGTTATCATTTTAATAAGTAGTTCTGGAATGCTATTTAACGTCTTGGTTAAATGGTTGTAATTAAAGTCTAATGGATTAACCATCAGGTCAACAGACTATATGCACAAGGTAAAAATCCTTTAACGGGATTGGGTTCGGTCATTACTCAGGCAATTAGTCAGAAACCACTGTGCCTTAAGTCTCATCTTTCTctgtcaacacaacacaatcacCTGGTTCAAGGGTTGGTGGATGGATCTGACTTGTATCCTGTATTGTTAAAGTAGAAATGCAACACTTTATCTTTGGTGTTGTGACTGGAAAtgtaacacatttaaaatacattaggATTTGTAGCTGCAACCCACACGTGCATAAAAAGAATGTCAAGACAAAACCGGATTTTATTCCGCAACATGGAAAGACAACAAGGAAAGACAACAAGGAAGAGCTTGATTTCACACTTTAAAAAGTATGCTTTTATTTGCTTAAttgttgaaaatgaatgcaataaATGCAAAACCAagacctgtattttttttacggTTGGGATTTTGTACAGATGAACACAATGAGATACAACATGATCATTCGTGAGCTCTGGGGTTGCTGGGAGgcaggtgttgttgttttttttaacatttggaCGGAGCCACGATTGCGGTTTTCAGTCTTTAAGCTAAGTTAAGCAAAGCTAAAATAAGCTGGCTAAGCTCACCTCCAGGTTCTTGTTTCATACTCAAAGGACAAACACTATCATCAGTGTGTCCTCAATCTTATCATCAAATTCTTGACATGAAAGTGAAAGAAGCAAATCTCCCTGATAACTAATTTAACACAAACCACttggtgaaaataaatgataaagaaaaaaagaaaaaaagattcaagattcaacaCATTATTTCTACATCCAAAATGAGCCCGATTAGATTATTAGTTTAGGCACATTTGTATGAAGTCTTACAGCAGAATAAGGCCTTTGTGTGATGGCGTTGTTCACGATGTAAGAGTTTCAGGTGATAGAAGCAGAGTGGTTGGTTGTGAGGTAGTTGAAGAGGTTTGTCTTTTAGACTGTGACCCCACCAGGAACCTCTGTACTGCATAATCTCCATCGTATTGCACAGCCCACAAGGCGCTGATAGAGTTAACATCAAGACTAGCAGTGGATAAATTCACTCCACTATCCCACTTATTGATTTCTACCAAGGAAGTTCGGTGCCGTCCCAGTTGTACGCCTTGCCGGTCTTTTCCATATTCAGCGTGTCGACGATGCCCATCAGACGGCTCACAGAGTGTTCGGCGCTGAACAGCTTGTCTTGTGGCACGTTCCTGTGATACGGCCGGGAAAGGTCAGTGTTCACTGTTCCCGGAtgtaaggacacacacaccacctgagggggggaaaaaaaaaaaatcagcaaacaaGTCCATCAGCTCTCTGTAGTGTAGTTAAAGGCTTTACACACTGAACATCCACGGCCAAACAGGTTTCCTCTGCTGGTCcaggagcagagaaagaggcAACGAATTGGCTCtgctatgaaataaaaaattgtaaaagCAGCTTTAAGTCGACCTACCCTGGGTCGACTGCGGCCCAGCTCTATAGACAGATTCCTGGTGGCCATGTTGAGAGCTGCTTTAGACATCCTGTAGCTGTACCAGCCCCCGAgacctggaagaagaaaaaaaaaagagaggaagataaACACagcatattatttattatgctttcatccctgtccgtttgtttttgAGCAGCATTATGGCAAAACTAATGAATGGAATTcaatgaaacttggtggaagaatGGGAAATGGCCCTAGAAATAACCTACTAaattttggtgtggatccagGAATCTTTTATGGatcttaatgaaaaaaataaaatcaggcatatttggGGAATGTTTCTGGGgcagtttttaaagaaaacaagtaTATGTTCTGATTCCCTCAACTTCTACTTTACCAGCAATGGTAAAATCTACACAATGTCTTTCCACGGATAAAGAGAAAAGATTCCTTTATTGTAACCTATCTGCTGGTGGCGGATATTTTTAATCGAACTCCATATGATGCCTACCGTTGTCTCCAATGGATCCCACTTTGGCGGTGATGTTGACGATGATGCCGCTGTGCTGCCTGGCCTTTTCTGCGAGCTGCGCACCAAAACCACCTCCGCCCTTCTGAAGGAGGGGGGCGAAATACTTGGCCATGACGAGCGGACCCACCGTGTTCGTCGTCAAGGTGGCAATTATGCCctaaagagaataaaaaattaaattcagacATTTATGGAACAGTACATTATAGATGTCACAGATAACTTTCGATGAATGGTGTGATCATTTTGTTAAAGACGCCACACACCATCAGTAAGGATCACAGGGTGGTTTCCTGGAACCTCACGATGGACACAACTATGTGGAAGACAGACACCACCAGGATAGGCCAGTGAGTGGCTGGAGgaacaacttttattttgcGTGGACCAATATAATAATTAACAGAAAGATAAATAGCGCtaaaccctaaaaaaaaacatccttttccAGGATGAATTGACTGAACTTCCTTCTGCATCTGTGGTTTTATATTGCGTGGAGAGGACCACAGAAGATGTAGAGATGAGTACTTTGAATACACGCCAAATTTAACAGCACATCCTGACTATTCGTCCAAGATGATATTATGTCACAAAGTATGTTTTTCAACAACTAATTCGGCAAAAAATTACAGTGACATAATTTATGAACGGAGTCTCCCTTGTCCCACGTCTCCTGACGTTTGCCTCACCTGGGCAGTCACGTCTCTCAGGCTGGTCTCCCCTTTACCGGAGGGGTGAAGCATCGCCGACGAGTTGACGATCAGATCCAGCCGACCGAAGCCCTCCCTCACGCGCTCCGCCGCGCCGCGGATGTCCTCCTCCCGGCTCACGTCCAGCCCGAGGACCGTGAGCCTGCCCGGGTGTCGGCCGACCAGGCCCCGCAGCTCGGCCGCGCCGTCCGGGTCTCGGCATGTCGCTATGACCGCAGCgggggttttatttttcaagatGTGTTTGCAGAATTCGAGCCCCAGTCCTCTGCTGGCTCCTTGTATGAGCGCGACGGGGGCCGCCATGACAGTTGAGTAAGTGACATAACACCGGAAGTGTGTGGAGCTAGGTAATGTTTGCTGCGTTCAGGCTCCACCAGAAACGTCGTTATTTGTCAACGTTGGCTATAAAAACAGCAGACATTTCTTTTGACTAGTGACTTTTTGAAGACATGTTGGAGGTGACTTTGTGTTCTCGTTTAATCGTTCCCTATAGAAACCataacatttaattttcatgtaATATTTTCGAtcttaaaacaattttttttttaaggagaacTCAAACGCAGCATGTTTCACAACAAGCGAAGTGTGACCTCTGTAGATCATTATGTTGGGAGAGGAACTCACACGTGACCACAGAACTCTGCATGTCCACGTGTCTGCTCTGGTCCTGTAATGTAAAGTCTGCACAATATTCAAAATTGCATAACACTGGTCACATGTGGATCTGCAGAGCTGCCTTGAAAAGTGAACAGGACATACAGACAGCCTGGCCTTTGTTGGTTTagtttaattttctatttttctttcttcaaaccTCTGCGTCACCTATTTAGACTGCTCACAAgccttcttttctcctctggtGTCACAATTGGATGGGTCACAAATTTTTGGTGTAacatttgggggggaaaaaaaggccatgcctcTATACACAATCTGTTAGTGTTTCTATTTAGCAGTAAGTGTATTTGGAGAGTTGTCTTCTGTCTATTCTGTCTATATATCTTCTGAGATTCAAAGCTTACTGTTTGCCCGTAAcagtatttctgagttgtgttacagtattctgctagctacagttgtgtgcattttacttaCTAGATCTGTGTTGTTTATGCCCTTCTTGCTAATACCAAATGCCTGTTGATCAGTGTGTAACTGTCATATGTTGCGTAGTTCGAATGTTCATCCCAAATCCAGCTAATGGAAATCCTATCATCCTTGATGCAAAGATTAAAGGCACACACAGTCCTGTGATCTGTGTTCCCTATAACTCTCAGAATCCCATCTattgaattatagcagacacacagaggagggaCACTGAGTTACTttaccacatttgaaaatacaaaccgGACCGAGACCACCGACCAGAAAGACAAGAACAATTTCGGAGAAACCACATACAGACACGTCCTTTGGGCCAGATAGCGGATTACTGTGGAAAGATGCAAATCCCTGTGCCAGAAGGTGCAGTCCCCGGACCCCTAAGTGAGGCAACAGTCCCCTCCCTCCTGTTGGACTATGACCTATCCGAACCAGGGTTCCAGGAGTCGTCTCATATTCAATTTCTCCATACCACTCAAGAAGCTGAGGAGGCATTATTCGGGCCAGAGGCGCCCTCTCGTGCCACAACACCTATCAGCCAAGGCACTACACCAGCCCACTATGTGTTGAAGGAAGAGTGCGAACAGATGCAGGGGGACCTACACCCCACATCCAGCCAGGTGCCAGATCTGTGCATCGGGTGTCAGCAGACCAACCAAGAGACTGTAGCTTTGAGGCACAAGCCTAGCCAAATACCCAAGGTATGTCTCAGGCCGAGAACACGATAAGAACGAATTTGTTGATTGGTTCACCATTAAGCTAGCCCATGCTGATCGATCTCCACCAACAGTTACAGACTTTATTGACCACCTGTGAAATGAAGTCACAAAATCtggaggacattttgacatgtcaaagtaggaaaagcacaggtgaaAATACAAAGTTTATTTCAGGGACTCTTGAATAGAACAGAGCCGCCATTTATCTTTTCCGGAACGTCTGGGCCCTTTCTATGACTGTAAACTAAAGTTGTCAAGGTTTGCATAGATCCAGCAAATTAAGTTACTATGTAGGGCCCACCTTGGTTGATTATACATGGAAACTGACTCACTAAAACAGCACAATACAGCACTTCTCTAtaactcatacacacacacacacacacacacacacacacacacacacacatttatattgaTCTTTAGTAGTGAAGACAGTTGAACATATTTGTAACTGAATCAAATTAACATAAGCAACAGCACAATTAGAAAATCATATTATGGAGGCGTCCACAAAGCACTCTCACTTTAAAGAAGGGcttaaaaacctttctttttaaacaagcattcgcctacattttgtactttttcttttactgctgtttttttaaaacctgttttttatttttatttatattttgtttttattctgtagcactttgagattgcttttagcaatgaaatgtgctctataaataaaatacattactattatttttattatcacatAAAATATACTatagtagattttttttctacagctcctccagtccagcAGATGGCGGTAGCTTTGATATCAGGAGGAAAGtatacattcataaaaaaaaaaaactatatatgaaagataaatacacacaaaaaaatatagtgAAATACATTAACTAATAATAACTGCGCAATATGCATTTATTATCTGGACGAGTTTATGAGAACGAGCTTATTAGACGAGTCAAGCCCGTGCTTTCAGAGGAACTCGGTTGCCTAGCGACCGGTGGAAGTGTAGCgtcagctagctagctagcaagctTGCTAGCGAGGTGCTCTGCTAACACATGGATTATGCCGATTCGGCCCAGAAAAGAGGGGAATGATGCCACTAAAAAGAAGAGGGCCGTTGCAACTGGCAAAGAGAGAAGTGGACGACATCAAAAAACAGGTTccgtgtttttttaaagaatggcTGCGTCTTATCGCAGCGATGTTTAAAACTGCGACCGAGTGGAATGAGCGAAACGATGCGATGGAGTTCCGTTAGTGGAAGACGTGTCCCGGCCTTTTCAGCGTCTTTCAGTTGAAGCCGAAGTGCTAAGAATACACGGAGCCACAGTTCTATGTGACTTGTTTCCACGAAGAGCTCGGTCAAGTAGCaaggaaacattaaaacaccatATTCTAAATGGAGGCTGGTCTGCAGCGTAGTGTCTTTGACTTTAGTTTACATTGCTgactgaaataaatgtattggCATAACCAGGGGGAGCCAGACTGGCTCATAGAGGAGCTGTGCTCATTTGGACACAAACGACAGAAGGATAACTATGAATCATCAAGCGTTATATTTTCCAAAAcactgg
The sequence above is a segment of the Scophthalmus maximus strain ysfricsl-2021 chromosome 10, ASM2237912v1, whole genome shotgun sequence genome. Coding sequences within it:
- the zgc:65997 gene encoding C-factor, with protein sequence MAAPVALIQGASRGLGLEFCKHILKNKTPAAVIATCRDPDGAAELRGLVGRHPGRLTVLGLDVSREEDIRGAAERVREGFGRLDLIVNSSAMLHPSGKGETSLRDVTAQGIIATLTTNTVGPLVMAKYFAPLLQKGGGGFGAQLAEKARQHSGIIVNITAKVGSIGDNGLGGWYSYRMSKAALNMATRNLSIELGRSRPRVVCVSLHPGTVNTDLSRPYHRNVPQDKLFSAEHSVSRLMGIVDTLNMEKTGKAYNWDGTELPW